GGAAGAAGAAAAGTACAAGTCACACACATGCCAGGGACATATGGGAGGGCAAAGAGACACTCTTTTCCATGCTCTCTCTTGCCACTCCCTGTGTGGCCACCAGTTTTGTGGCAAACTGTCTTTGAGCCCAAAGGTTGAGGAGCCGGAATGGAGCCTTTGCAACAACTAAGAAATGTTTCTTTGTGAAATGTTAGCTGCTCTCTGAAATCTTTTGGGGACACAAAATTTGAGGAAGGTCTGTATTTTGTGGTGTATTGGGTGAAAGCCACCACATTAGCATGTGCACATGCCATAGGGGGGAAGTTAACATGGTTGCTAAGAGCTACAACTTCAGGGCCAGACTTTGTGCATTTGAAACCACCTACTAGCTATGTAGCCTTGTCTAAGATGCTTACACCAACTCTAAGACTCAGTTCTTCTCTTCTTAAAAGAGGATGGTACTGGTTCCTAACTCCTGGGACTCTCAGGACTATTAATCCTGAGGATTAACTGAGGCAATGCATGTGGAATGTTTAGTGGAGTGACAGTATTGGCTTTATAAGTGTTTGCTGTTCTTGTAATTATGTTTATGGTCTTGCTCACACTGCCTTCCCAACTCTCCACCTCCCTGGGAAGGTCCTTACCAAAGCTCTGAATGCTTaagagggaagaaataaaattttgccCATTTTGGTAGCTTTGCTTTTTGATGGTGAGAAAATTTGTAGTGGGTGAGCATCGCACTGAGATATTGAGGAACCTCCATGAGCCGAGACCAGCGGCCCCCTTGGATAGATAAAGGATAGGGTTTGTAAATCAGAAAGTCAGTGGTGTCACCTCTGCAGGGATAGCTAGAACTTCTCTAAGTCTAGAAAGAATTCTTTATAAACTAGCCCATGAGGGTGAGCAAGATCTGTTCGTACAACTGTTttggctaccatttattgaggacTGACTACTTGTAATGCCAGGTCCTACACATACATCTTCCCCTCTGGTCACACAGTCCCTGCAAAGATGCCATTACACTCATTTTTCCAGATCacaaaactgaggctcatagagGAAATTGGTCAATGTCCCATAGCTAAAAAGTGAGAGAGCTAGTCCCCAAACCTACTTCTTTCAGACTCTAAAACCCATCTGTTTTCCATTACCCTGCATTCCCTCTCTCTTACTGTTTCCCTAAAAGTTCTATGGAGCAAAAGTTTTCCACCAATTTAGGCCTTTAGCATATGACTGTGTATTGAAAAAAAGCTCCTGCTAAAACATCCCCTATTTTTCCTGCCAGAAAAAGTGTGTTTTCCAGAGGTTCCTGATGTGCAGCCATCCTGGGTCTTGCTCCCAGATGGAGAAAGACTTGACCCAGCCACAGGCTGCCTCTTGGTTGGGCCACCGGTGTCCCCACCCACCCGCCCTGGACACTTGCTCCAGGACAGACTTGAATTCGCCATATTTGCAGGTCAACCACATAAATTGGCCTTTTCCTGGAGACTACCAGAACTTTCTCAAAACTGTAACATCCAGAGGGAATCACCCCACCCCCAAGATTGGCAAGTGAGATGTTTAAGGAACTGGCCGGCCCTGAAGGAAAGACTGAGGCCATTCATCTGCTCTGGAGTTCATCCTTGGGATCTGAGATGCACAGCCTGGAGAAGACCTCTCATCAGCCATCGGCTCCCTTAAGGTGACCTGCAGCCTCCTTTGTGCCCTGGGGGCATTTGGGATTGCGTAGAAGCTCTCTTTCAGAAGTGTCTTTCTGCTATTTTAATGTGGATAGAAAGCTTTACGTTCTTTGctaataacatctgggttttaaTAGCGCCTCCTTGCCCTGCCTGTCTCCGgcatctctcttttttccctcttctccatCTCTAGAGAAGCCACCAGAAAATGGCATCTTGCTTTTGACTTTCTTTGTGCTGATTCTTTTAGAGAACTTAGTGATCCACTTTGCAATGTCTTGTCTCCTAACATTTCAGGTTGTTTCTCAGAGGGCCTGTACTTTGCTTTCTACCAGCTCtttcatcattttcattttctttaatgaaaaataagcaaaactgtATGATTTCTAGGTTGTCTTCTTCTCCTAAAGGATATTCTTCTTCCAGCCTCTCTTAATCTCTCTTCTCAGCAACTCCCTTGATCTCTTTTATCATCAATTTATTGTCAATAAAAGTGGCTTTAGGAAGCCTCCTGTTATCTGGCAGGGTTCCAGCTTTCTGACACTTTCCTATGGGACCCACTTGTTATGTCATCCCTGTGTCCTTCTGGCACTCCCTCTTAGCTGGGGAGGGCCAGTCCCCAGGGTGAGAGTGGGTTGGGATGGCCCATTATCAGGCCTTTAGGAGTTTATGGTCCTGTACTTCCCCTTTGAAGACTGAGCTTTAGAGACATTTGGATCTAAAGGCAGCCATTTGATGCTGACTCTTTGGGTTTGCAAAGTAGTCAtttgaggttttaaaaatgtattttcctctGTGCTCTTTGCAATCGTTCACTTTTCAGTAATTCAATAATATTTACAGAGGACCTACTTTGTGCCATACCTGGTCCCTGTTATCCTGGAGCTTATAGTCTAATGGCAAAGAAAGATGAGTTAATCAAGTAATCACACCAAAACACTTTCAATTGAGCCATGAAACTGTACAATTTCAGCCATGAAACTATGTAAAGGAGAGGCACATGGGGCTGTGAAATCATATAATGCAAAGGACTGGTGTACTCTCAGgtaagtggttctcaaagtgtggtccctcgACCGGCATCTCAACGTCCCCTGTGAACTTGTTAGAAACACAGATTCTCAGTCCCTTAACTCCAGGGTTTGGGGGGAAGGTGTCCAGCATTTGTGTTTTAACCTGTCCCCAAGAGAATGTGATGCATGCTCAAGTCTGAGAACCTCTGCTCCAGGTGATCAAAGAAGGCTTCTCTGAAGACATTAAATTTTGGTTGATGAAGGAAACTAGGGAATAGGGTGGGGTAGAAGTATTTCAGACAGAAAGAATGGCATGTGTAAAAGCCCCGTGGTCTCActcctgtaaatcccagcactttgggaggccgaggcgggtggatcaccggatTAAGAGATTGACaccgtcctggccaacacagtgaaaccctgtctctattaaaaatacaaaaaaattagctgggcatggtggtgcgctcctgtagtcccagctactcaggaggctgaggctggagaatcgcttgaacctggaaggcagaggttgcagtgagccgagatcgcaccactgcactgtaggctggtgacagagtgagactccatctcaaaaaaaaaaaaaaagccctgtggTGAGAGCAGGGAGCTTTTGAAAACATGAGGGAGTACCCCAAGCAAGGAGAAGAGTGATATAAGGTGAGTCTGACAGGTCTGGACAGGGGCCAGGATGTGCAGGTCATGGAGGCCTCATCAGGGATTGGGCAACGGGAAGCTTTTGATGTGCAGTAAACATGAGAGTGACAAtatattatttgcttttattgaAAGGATAATTCTAGCTACAGTATGGAGAAAGGATGGAAGAAGAGCAAGAGTCAAGCACTGGGAGGGCCTCACTGGGGTCTTGGGGAGGATGATGGTAACTTGGACTAGGGTGGCTTCtgaggaatggaaagaagggtgCATAATCACAAGATTCCCAGGTAAAATCCACAGGTCTTGGTTATCAATTGGAGGTGTCAGGAAGGACTGTGGTGTTTTGAGTCTACATGCAAGATGGAAGAAAATGATGCCAGTTTTAGCAGTGGGACAAGATCATGAGAAGGTCCTGTTGAGTCCGAGGTACCTCTGAGCCACCCAGGTGTAGATATCAACTAGATAGTGGAAGGTGTGCTGGAGCTCAGAGAAGTCAGGGCTGGAGAAACACATTTGTGCATCATCAACAGCTAGGTGGCAATTCAAACTGTGGGCTGGGAGGCATTGCCTAAGGAGAAAGAACGTAATGAGAAGAAAGCCAGTGACGTTCATTGCAGAATGTCAGCGCTTATGTTTAATGGTCAAGTGGATTGTTTCCTCTAAAACAAGTTTAGAGGAAACATccaagagaaggaggaaaattaGAACCTAGAAGACCATGGTTTCACAGAGGCCAAGGGAAGTGAGTTTCCAGCAGGAAATGCCCAGCGCGGGTGAGCAGGGAGTAAGGCGAAAGAAGGTGGAAGAACGCCTGTTATACTAAGCGACTCAAAAGTCATTTGTGACTTTAGCAAAAGATATTCAATGGAGGGAAGAGAGCAGAAGCTTAAATGAGGTGGATTGACGCGAGAATAGCAGGTAAGAGAGTGCAGAAAGTGAGCATAGACAGCTCTCTAGAAATGGTtgtgaagaggaagagagggcCCCGTGGATGGGGATGTGGAGTCAGTCAGATAGCTCTGGTGTATTTGATTCTTCAGTGGGAGTGCTCCTAGCATGTTAAAGCCTAAAGACTTTGTTGAAAGGGGGAGgctgaaaaaagagaaatgggaTCATCTAAGGTTACCAAGGGCCAGGATCCTTGACACAGGTAGGAGGATGCAGAGGCTTCATGGGTCTGGTAGCTCCTGCTCTCCCCTGGACTTTTCTGAAACTCTGGGACCTGCCCACGCCCTGATCGCCTGTCCTGGAATGCCTGCTGTCCCTCCCTTTCTTGGCATCTCTCCTCCCCGCTGTCTCGCCTGCCCACAGTTCCTATCCTGCAGCCTACTCTGCTGTTTTCTCAGCTTTGTTCACCCACTGTTAAGTTATTAACTTGTCAGGGTCTAGACTCCctgcttcctttccctcttttgaACTCACTGCTGGCTCCCTTCCCATTTGCCGCCTCGGAAAGTCAgcatttggaaggctgaggttacTCTGCAGGTCAGTATTGGCAGGTACACAGAATTACAGTTAATATAATTAGTATAAGATGTGTAAGTTTTCTTAAAGACAATGATACAActgaacaataaataataaacacagcCATCTCTCTGTTATCTTGTGAAGGTAAATGGTGAACTTAAAAATTAGACTTTATTCAAAGTAGTGTCTCCAAGAAGGTTCATCTGTGAACATGTTAAGTATCGTCGGACTCTTATATGTTAACTCATGGATTCAATTATGATCAGGAATGATCCTCAGTTTTTAAAGCAAACTCAAAGAACTAGGTAAGTTGTTTTAATATCAGTGTCGCTGTTCTGAGACGTGCAAACTTTATCTTAGAttctttctgtttattatttttatttatttattttttttgagatggagtcgtgctctgtcgcccaggctggagtacagtggcgcaatctcggctcactgcaacctccacctcccgggttcaagcgattctcctgcctcagcctcccaagtagctggcactaccaggcccagctaatttttgtatttttagtagagacagggtttcaccatgttggccaggatggtctcgatctcttgacctcatgatctgcccaccttggcctccaaaagtgctgagattacaggcatgagccaggcaCCTGGACTGTCTTAGATTCTTTAAAGAGATTTGTAACAGTTCCTTAAAAAAGAATTGCATGGTTTCTTATTATTACCTCGAACTTTTGAAGTTATGAATTAACTTAATATGGGGGCTACATGGACTAAGACACAGATGGTTTCCTATTTGTTGACTTACATCCTGCTGAAAATTTTTTGTCTAAGGGCAAGAGTAAGTGAGAAGTAATATTTCTGAGCATCTACTTGTGTCATCTTATTTATTCCTTGCCATCCTTTGAGGTACTTATTATCCACAGTTTTACAGGTAGAGAAAGCAGGGCTCAGAACTGTGTAGTAATTTCCCAAAGTTCACAGCTTTGTAGGGTAGCAGATAGTGCTAAGCGCTGGTCTGCATGCTGGGACAGGGAGAAGCAGCAGTTGTTGTAGTCATAGTAACAGTGATGATAGCAGTAGCTACCAGGCAGGGAGTCCTCCATGTGTGAGGACCCTTCCTATGTGTCATATGGTTTAATCCCTATGACAGCCCTGCAAAGGCCatgatcctcattttacagaacagGAAGCAGCCTCTAAGAGGTTAATTATTTGTCCAGTCACACAGCTTTTCAGCAAAGAGCTGATATTCAACGCAATTCCATCTGATCCTAACTTTCTGCTCTAAAGTCAACTTGTTTGTCAAGATTAGTGATAGTTCCCTGATCACAAGAACAAAGTCTGAGGCATGGtaggtgtaattttttttttcctaatgttgAATATACAGCTGCCTCCTGGCATTCCTATTGAGCCAGAATACAGaatgtttatttagtttttactCCTTGTGAGCCTTGGTGGGGAGGAAAGGAACATCAGATATTTCTGCAAGCTTATAAATTGTTGTAGGGTACTTTCTCTTCCAACTGCTCCTGTTAAGACCCacccaaggccaggcatggtggctcacgcctataatcccagcactttgggaggctgaggtgggtgggtcacgaggtcaggagattgagaccatcctggctaacacggtgaaactccgtctctactaaaaatacaaaaaattagccgggcgtggtggtgggcacctgtagtcccagctactcgggagcctgaggcagcagaatg
The Symphalangus syndactylus isolate Jambi chromosome 15, NHGRI_mSymSyn1-v2.1_pri, whole genome shotgun sequence DNA segment above includes these coding regions:
- the SERP2 gene encoding stress-associated endoplasmic reticulum protein 2 isoform X1; protein product: MVAKQRIRMANEKHSKNITQRGNVAKTLRPQEEKYPVGPWLLALFVFVVCGSGQPHKLAFSWRLPELSQNCNIQRESPHPQDWQVRCLRNWPALKERLRPFICSGVHPWDLRCTAWRRPLISHRLP